A single genomic interval of Pectinophora gossypiella unplaced genomic scaffold, ilPecGoss1.1 Pgos_30, whole genome shotgun sequence harbors:
- the LOC126380891 gene encoding uncharacterized protein LOC126380891, producing MEIPEFTDQGSQVSLINENASQRLRLPRRKVNAVVSGVGTALGNCKGLITIECKSIHSDFAFETEALVMKKLINNLPNSTLQSTTWDYLQNLKLADPEYNVPGPIDILLSADIYSKIIDEGVLRRHPNSPVAQLTKLGWILSGNVKTLNCLVTLNELDTLTKFWKTEDITNQDQLTDTENFCEQRYKETTERLTTGQYVVKMPLKRDIAEKLGKTKPQAIAQFM from the exons ATGGAGATTCCAGAGTTCACCG ATCAAGGGTCACAAGTTTCCCTCATAAACGAAAACGCCTCACAGCGATTGAGACTTCCAAGACGCAAAGTAAACGCCGTCGTCTCTGGAGTCGGAACCGCGCTCGGCAACTGCAAGGGCCTCATAACAATAGAATGCAAGTCGATACATTCCGACTTCGCATTTGAAACCGAGGCTCTTGTTAtgaaaaaacttataaataactTACCAAATTCTACACTTCAATCTACAACGTGGGACTATCTACAAAACTTAAAGCTGGCGGATCCGGAGTACAACGTACCCGGGCCGATTGATATACTGCTCAGCGCAGACATCTACTCGAAGATAATTGATGAGGGTGTACTGCGACGCCACCCCAACTCTCCAGTGGCGCAACTTACGAAACTCGGATGGATTTTAAGcggaaacgtcaaaacattgAACTGCCTAGTTACGCTAAATGAACTAGATACGCTAACTAAGTTCTGGAAAACCGAAGATATCACCAACCAGGACCAACTAACGGACACTGAAAACTTCTGTGAACAGCGATATAAAGAAACAACTGAACGATTAACTACCGGCCAATACGTCGTAAAAATGCCGCTCAAACGCGACATTGCCGAAAAACTAGGAAAAACAAAACCGCAGGCTATTGCTCAATTTATGTAA